A stretch of the Azospirillum thiophilum genome encodes the following:
- the nadA gene encoding quinolinate synthase NadA has product MPEVAELAYTPAVAAATAPIYDRMKRVVPAIEWPFHAPLVHAINELKRERNAVILAHNYQTPEIFHGVADIVGDSLALAAKATQTDADVIVLAGVHFMAETAKLLNPSKTVLIPSRNAGCSLADSITAADVRLLREAHPGVPVVAYVNTSAEVKAEVDICCTSGNAVEVVESLGVERVIFLPDEYLAKYVATQTKVEIIAWKGHCEVHERFTGAEIGEFRRRFDRLTVIAHPECPPDVLEAADFVGSTARMIDFVGNEKPPRVLMVTECSMSDNVAAASPDTEFVRPCNLCPHMKTVTLSGILESLQTLEPRVEIPDALAARARRSVERMLAVKPK; this is encoded by the coding sequence ATGCCCGAGGTCGCCGAACTCGCCTACACCCCCGCCGTCGCCGCGGCGACCGCGCCGATCTATGACCGGATGAAGCGCGTCGTGCCCGCCATCGAGTGGCCCTTCCACGCCCCGCTTGTCCACGCCATCAACGAGCTGAAGCGGGAGCGCAACGCCGTCATCCTGGCGCACAACTACCAGACGCCGGAGATCTTCCACGGCGTCGCCGACATCGTCGGCGACAGCCTGGCGCTGGCCGCCAAGGCGACCCAGACCGACGCCGACGTCATCGTGCTGGCCGGCGTGCATTTCATGGCGGAGACGGCGAAGCTGCTGAACCCGTCCAAGACGGTGCTGATCCCCAGCCGCAACGCCGGCTGCTCGCTGGCCGACAGCATCACCGCCGCCGACGTCCGCCTGCTGCGCGAGGCCCATCCCGGCGTGCCGGTGGTCGCCTACGTCAACACCTCGGCCGAGGTGAAGGCGGAGGTCGACATCTGCTGCACGTCGGGAAACGCGGTGGAGGTGGTGGAATCGCTCGGCGTCGAGCGGGTGATCTTCCTGCCCGACGAATATCTGGCGAAATACGTCGCGACCCAGACCAAGGTGGAGATCATCGCCTGGAAGGGCCATTGCGAGGTGCATGAGCGCTTCACCGGCGCGGAGATCGGCGAGTTCCGCCGCCGCTTCGACCGGCTGACGGTGATCGCCCATCCCGAATGCCCGCCCGATGTGCTGGAGGCCGCCGATTTCGTCGGCTCAACCGCCCGCATGATCGACTTCGTCGGCAACGAGAAGCCGCCGCGGGTGCTGATGGTCACCGAATGCTCGATGAGCGACAACGTCGCCGCCGCCTCGCCGGACACCGAGTTCGTGCGCCCCTGCAACCTGTGCCCGCACATGAAGACGGTGACGCTGTCGGGTATCCTGGAGTCCCTCCAGACCCTGGAACCGCGCGTCGAGATTCCGGACGCCCTGGCCGCCCGCGCCCGCCGCTCCGTCGAACGCATGCTGGCGGTCAAGCCGAAGTGA
- a CDS encoding TorD/DmsD family molecular chaperone, translated as MTIHDPETGADGARADVYRLLALTLAAPPSASLLALLGGLSGDATPLGQAFDDLASRARDGDSQLVQARAEREFNALFIGVVQGELVPYASYYRTGFLTDRPLAAVRADLQALGLERAPGVSEPEDHIAALCEVMAVLIREGADPAVQWHMLDSHLAPWAGRFFQDLERAESADFYRPVGTVGRLFLQIEAEIRQEASAQPNRMLEGTDA; from the coding sequence ATGACGATCCATGATCCGGAAACCGGTGCGGATGGCGCCCGCGCCGACGTCTACCGGCTGCTGGCCCTGACCCTGGCGGCTCCGCCGTCCGCCTCCCTGCTTGCCCTGCTGGGCGGCCTGTCGGGCGATGCCACGCCGCTCGGGCAGGCGTTCGACGACCTCGCCTCCCGCGCACGGGACGGCGACTCGCAGCTCGTCCAGGCGCGGGCGGAGCGTGAATTCAATGCGCTGTTCATCGGCGTCGTGCAGGGCGAACTGGTCCCCTACGCCTCCTATTACCGCACCGGCTTCCTCACCGACCGGCCGCTGGCGGCGGTCCGCGCCGACCTCCAGGCGCTTGGGCTGGAACGGGCGCCCGGCGTGTCGGAGCCGGAAGACCACATCGCCGCGCTGTGCGAGGTCATGGCCGTGCTGATCCGCGAGGGCGCCGACCCGGCGGTGCAGTGGCACATGCTGGACAGCCATCTTGCGCCCTGGGCCGGCCGTTTCTTCCAGGATCTGGAACGGGCGGAGTCCGCCGATTTCTACCGCCCGGTCGGCACCGTCGGCCGCCTGTTCCTGCAGATCGAAGCCGAGATCCGGCAGGAGGCGTCCGCCCAACCGAACCGCATGCTGGAGGGAACCGACGCATGA